A genomic region of Ignavibacteria bacterium contains the following coding sequences:
- a CDS encoding spore maturation protein → MLNYVWIALIILGIGTALYFDIKDTSENKFRNKEWIEFSFQSKTKNFYKEAEGLIYINRENFNQFYNSQIQSDVNLPAKVILTGENKGRIIIKINDASPEIWKIMAKASGEKDDLIGDFIIENSGESELMIKVKFEEVNFVKMRNVTNGLLDIVNTAVQIALGLIGIMALWLGVMKVAEEAGLIKLIAKSVKPITKFLFPDVPQDHPAMGSMIMNISANMLGLSNAATPFGLKAMEDLQTLNQQKDTATDAMCMFLAVNTAGLTLIPATAIAIRAASGSSDPAIIIGTSVFGAGCATLTGITAAKIFANYPKMKEDFSGWIKSRKKSLSIIFSLILLVILSFTTGLGKIFGHIFSFINPESFKLVIGYISILAIPLLIFSFLTYGLIKKVKVYEKFVEGAKEGFNVAVRIIPYLVAMLAAIGIFRYGGAMDLLIYVLTPVTNLIGMPAEALPMALMRPLSGSGSLGIMTEIIKTHGPDSLIGILVSTYYGSTETTFYVLAVYFGSVNIQKTRYALPVGLMADVAGILGATFIVNMLFR, encoded by the coding sequence ATGCTAAACTATGTCTGGATTGCCCTCATAATCCTTGGAATTGGAACAGCCCTTTATTTTGATATCAAAGATACATCAGAAAATAAATTTCGAAACAAAGAATGGATTGAATTCAGCTTCCAATCGAAAACGAAAAATTTTTATAAAGAAGCCGAAGGATTAATTTACATTAATCGAGAAAACTTCAATCAATTCTATAATTCACAAATTCAGTCTGATGTAAATCTTCCAGCAAAAGTAATTTTGACAGGTGAAAACAAAGGGCGAATTATTATTAAAATTAATGATGCATCTCCGGAAATCTGGAAAATAATGGCAAAAGCTTCCGGAGAAAAAGATGATCTGATTGGTGATTTCATCATAGAAAATAGCGGTGAGTCAGAGTTAATGATAAAAGTAAAATTCGAGGAAGTAAATTTTGTAAAAATGAGAAATGTAACAAATGGTTTACTCGATATTGTAAATACTGCAGTTCAAATAGCTTTAGGACTAATTGGAATTATGGCGCTATGGCTTGGAGTTATGAAAGTTGCCGAAGAAGCAGGTTTGATTAAACTAATTGCAAAATCTGTTAAACCAATTACAAAATTTCTATTTCCCGATGTTCCGCAGGATCATCCTGCAATGGGTTCAATGATTATGAATATTTCAGCCAATATGCTCGGGCTAAGCAATGCTGCAACTCCATTTGGTTTAAAGGCAATGGAAGATCTTCAAACACTTAACCAACAAAAAGACACCGCAACAGATGCAATGTGTATGTTCCTTGCTGTTAATACTGCTGGACTAACTTTAATTCCAGCAACTGCTATTGCAATTCGAGCAGCGTCAGGTTCCTCTGATCCTGCTATTATAATTGGGACTTCAGTCTTTGGTGCAGGTTGTGCAACATTAACTGGTATAACAGCAGCGAAAATTTTCGCCAATTATCCCAAAATGAAAGAAGATTTTTCCGGCTGGATAAAGTCAAGAAAGAAAAGTCTCAGCATAATTTTCTCGCTGATTTTGCTAGTTATACTTTCATTTACTACTGGACTCGGAAAAATTTTTGGACATATTTTTAGTTTTATTAATCCTGAATCATTTAAACTCGTTATTGGTTACATTTCAATTCTTGCAATTCCCCTGCTGATTTTTTCATTTTTAACATACGGATTAATAAAAAAAGTCAAAGTGTATGAAAAGTTCGTCGAAGGAGCTAAAGAAGGATTCAATGTTGCTGTAAGGATAATTCCTTATCTAGTTGCAATGCTTGCTGCAATTGGAATATTCCGATACGGAGGTGCAATGGATTTACTCATATATGTTCTTACACCTGTGACGAATTTAATTGGAATGCCGGCTGAAGCATTGCCAATGGCTTTGATGAGACCACTTTCTGGTTCTGGTTCACTTGGAATTATGACAGAAATTATAAAAACCCACGGTCCCGATTCGTTAATTGGGATTTTAGTTTCGACTTACTACGGAAGCACCGAGACAACATTTTATGTTTTAGCTGTTTACTTTGGTTCAGTAAATATTCAAAAAACAAGATATGCTCTGCCAGTTGGATTAATGGCTGATGTCGCTGGAATCTTAGGTGCAACGTTTATTGTCAATATGTTATTTAGATAA
- a CDS encoding N-acetylmuramoyl-L-alanine amidase, which translates to MKKKYIIFLIAILIFTIAGCFTKKIVYNVYYVKPFDWHPKEKQDSTINFYSPYFKGLKIFLDPGHGGTDRKNKGPAGLAVEADLNLKVALYLRDYLQRAGAIVNMSRDRDTFISLDDRSRLANEWGADIFISIHHNAPGRPGDIYTNYTSTYYHATPKDYEYDHSSHDIARYVQRDLAYAMGNSGGLGSFDGTYSDYWIYPKAGFSVLRKTNAPRILIECAFHTSAYEEQRLIIDEFNQIQAWGIFKGLGRYLRQGIVTLQLERDTINLRNDKILSVTINDNNIGIDTTFYIAQIDSQDVEAKFAINKISKKILIPLNQNLEAGDHELKVVVKNINGNHSFPFRPKFYVINSQNKTPIKK; encoded by the coding sequence ATGAAAAAGAAATACATAATTTTTTTGATCGCAATTTTAATTTTTACAATTGCAGGCTGCTTCACCAAAAAAATTGTCTATAACGTTTATTATGTTAAACCTTTTGACTGGCATCCGAAAGAAAAGCAAGACTCAACTATCAATTTTTACTCTCCCTACTTCAAAGGATTAAAAATTTTTCTTGATCCAGGTCATGGCGGAACTGATAGAAAAAACAAAGGTCCAGCTGGTCTTGCAGTCGAAGCTGATCTAAATTTGAAAGTCGCATTGTATCTAAGAGATTACCTTCAGAGAGCTGGTGCGATTGTAAATATGTCGAGAGACAGAGATACATTTATTTCTTTGGACGATCGTTCAAGACTTGCAAATGAATGGGGAGCCGATATTTTCATTTCCATTCATCACAATGCACCGGGAAGACCTGGCGATATTTATACCAATTACACATCGACTTATTATCATGCAACTCCAAAAGATTACGAATATGACCACTCAAGTCACGATATTGCCAGATATGTTCAACGAGATTTAGCCTATGCAATGGGTAACAGCGGCGGACTTGGTTCATTTGATGGAACTTACTCAGACTATTGGATTTATCCGAAAGCTGGATTCTCTGTTCTCAGAAAGACAAACGCACCAAGAATTTTAATTGAATGCGCTTTTCACACTTCAGCTTATGAAGAGCAAAGATTAATCATCGATGAATTTAATCAAATTCAAGCCTGGGGAATTTTCAAAGGTCTTGGACGCTACCTTCGACAGGGAATAGTTACATTACAACTTGAAAGAGATACAATCAATTTAAGAAATGACAAAATTTTAAGCGTCACAATAAATGACAATAACATTGGGATAGATACAACTTTTTACATCGCACAAATTGATTCACAAGATGTTGAAGCAAAATTTGCGATTAATAAGATTTCCAAAAAAATTCTCATCCCATTGAATCAAAATTTAGAAGCTGGAGATCATGAGTTAAAGGTTGTAGTAAAAAACATAAATGGCAATCACTCATTTCCTTTTAGACCCAAATTCTATGTAATAAATTCACAGAATAAAACCCCCATTAAAAAGTGA
- a CDS encoding SDR family oxidoreductase: MQEKIILITGSTDGIGKQTALELASLNHQVIIHGRDKERCFKTYQEIQSKTGNQKIDFVVADFSNLDEVKKMSEEIKSKYDRLDVLINNAGVYLKKRIVDEKGIELTFKINHLSHFYLTYLLIDLLKKSDDGRIINVSSIAHENADNDLSDLMLEKNYSGYRAYANSKLHNLLFTYALHRRVKDLGLKVFALHPGVISTKLLYEGFRISGSPLSVGAETPVFLATSEEVKNESGKYFIKKKPVKSSKISYDEKLQEELWNISIELLGLNKEEVENKFSS; encoded by the coding sequence ATGCAAGAAAAAATTATTTTAATAACTGGTTCAACAGATGGAATTGGGAAACAAACTGCATTAGAACTTGCTTCGCTAAATCATCAAGTTATTATTCATGGAAGGGATAAAGAAAGGTGTTTCAAAACTTATCAGGAAATTCAATCAAAAACAGGAAATCAAAAAATAGATTTTGTTGTTGCTGATTTTTCAAATTTAGATGAAGTCAAAAAAATGTCTGAAGAAATTAAATCAAAATATGATCGGTTAGATGTTTTAATTAACAATGCTGGTGTTTACTTGAAGAAAAGAATAGTTGATGAAAAAGGAATTGAACTGACATTTAAGATTAATCACTTGAGTCATTTTTATCTAACCTATCTTTTAATTGATTTATTGAAAAAGTCTGATGATGGTAGAATTATCAATGTCAGCTCAATAGCTCACGAAAATGCTGATAATGATTTATCAGATTTGATGCTTGAGAAAAATTATTCAGGTTACAGAGCATATGCAAATTCAAAACTTCATAATTTGCTTTTCACTTATGCACTTCATCGAAGAGTTAAGGATTTAGGATTAAAAGTTTTTGCTCTTCATCCTGGGGTTATTTCAACAAAGTTACTTTATGAAGGATTTAGAATTTCTGGAAGTCCGCTTTCAGTTGGAGCTGAAACGCCTGTTTTTCTTGCAACATCTGAAGAAGTAAAAAATGAAAGTGGTAAATATTTTATTAAGAAAAAGCCAGTTAAATCATCAAAAATTTCTTATGATGAGAAGCTTCAGGAAGAGTTGTGGAATATTTCAATTGAATTACTTGGGTTGAATAAAGAAGAGGTTGAGAATAAGTTTTCTTCTTAA
- a CDS encoding site-2 protease family protein, which yields MENITVNYKLILFLLFIPIFLISIAIHEFSHAFFAYRMGDPTAKNAGRLTLNPIKHIDLIGTIIIPIAAFSSGIALIGWAKPVPINPNNFNNKRVGDAIVSFVGPFSNFLFAFVLLILILILPEVIIFETNQREILLSTILKYGIYINLFLFLFNLLPIPPLDGMHIVHSIFNSRFTERLLSYSYLGPIILLIFIYSPLWKYFNQVLQFLIKIFLTPVS from the coding sequence ATGGAAAACATAACTGTAAATTACAAGCTGATTTTATTTTTACTTTTTATACCTATATTTTTAATTTCAATTGCAATTCATGAATTCTCTCATGCTTTCTTCGCATACAGGATGGGTGATCCAACAGCTAAAAATGCTGGTCGACTAACACTAAATCCAATAAAACACATTGATTTGATCGGAACAATCATAATTCCAATTGCTGCATTTTCATCAGGAATTGCATTAATCGGCTGGGCTAAACCTGTCCCAATCAATCCGAACAACTTTAATAATAAAAGAGTTGGAGATGCGATAGTTTCTTTTGTTGGACCTTTTTCAAATTTTTTATTTGCTTTTGTTCTGCTGATACTGATTCTAATTCTTCCCGAAGTGATAATCTTTGAAACAAATCAAAGGGAAATTCTTCTTTCTACAATTCTGAAGTATGGAATTTACATAAATCTGTTTCTTTTTCTTTTCAACCTACTTCCAATTCCTCCACTCGATGGAATGCATATAGTTCACTCCATTTTCAATTCAAGGTTTACTGAAAGATTATTGAGTTATAGTTACCTTGGACCAATTATTCTTTTAATATTTATTTACAGCCCATTATGGAAATATTTTAATCAGGTGCTTCAATTTTTAATAAAAATTTTTCTTACACCTGTTTCATAA
- a CDS encoding T9SS type A sorting domain-containing protein has product MKVKNNFLIALLFFPLVLFSQQRTDFSGLKFCIDPGHGGHNPANDRHVVPDPGIDFWESESNFQKALLLDTLLKQKNAWVILTRYTNDYPDDSQEPSLSARAAIANANNVHFFHSIHSNATGGTNSGTNYTLILFRGYDNQPVFPDAKTMSSYIAPQIKNHLRTSTYYVRGDWSFYPDWGTAGLGVLRPLQMPGQLSEGSFHDYFPETRRLMNQAYRKMEAFAIMKAFMQFYNVVSDTFAIIAGIQTDADSLKPKNGTIVRLLPANRVYYGDYYNNGFYMFDFVPPTSHTIKFETPNYVPDSTNLNVSVNGLHFVDKNLIVNVPPVITATQPVNNDTTFRVTNYIGIRFSRSMDTASVRKAFSITPATSYSFAWLSSGTLLFVFPSQPLFYDTWYTVKIDSSAKSVGGIQLDGNGDGIPGDPFILRFKTQSQPTSVEDYSIVPEKFELYQNYPNPFNPETIIRFDLPENQFVNLKIYDLHGREVTTLINDYLKIGSYQIKFEASNLPSGIYFYQMVTPKFSSTKKMILLK; this is encoded by the coding sequence ATGAAAGTCAAGAATAATTTTTTAATCGCATTACTCTTTTTCCCTTTAGTTTTATTTTCTCAACAGAGGACCGATTTTTCAGGATTAAAATTTTGCATTGATCCAGGCCATGGTGGACATAATCCAGCAAATGATCGTCATGTTGTCCCTGATCCTGGAATAGATTTCTGGGAATCGGAAAGTAATTTTCAAAAGGCTCTTCTTCTTGATACTCTTCTTAAGCAAAAAAATGCTTGGGTGATTCTGACAAGATACACCAATGATTATCCAGACGACAGTCAGGAACCAAGCCTTTCAGCTCGCGCTGCAATTGCAAATGCTAACAATGTTCATTTCTTTCACTCAATTCACAGCAATGCAACGGGTGGAACAAATAGCGGGACTAACTACACACTAATTCTTTTTAGAGGTTACGATAATCAACCTGTATTTCCCGACGCAAAAACTATGAGTTCATACATTGCACCACAGATAAAAAATCATTTAAGAACTTCTACTTATTATGTTCGAGGTGATTGGTCATTTTATCCTGATTGGGGAACTGCTGGGCTTGGTGTGTTGAGGCCGCTTCAAATGCCTGGCCAACTTTCTGAGGGCTCGTTTCATGATTATTTCCCAGAGACAAGAAGATTGATGAATCAGGCTTATCGTAAAATGGAAGCGTTTGCAATAATGAAAGCTTTTATGCAATTCTATAATGTAGTCTCCGATACTTTTGCAATCATAGCTGGAATTCAAACGGATGCAGATTCATTAAAACCAAAAAATGGAACAATAGTTAGACTACTTCCAGCGAATCGGGTTTATTATGGTGATTATTATAATAATGGATTTTACATGTTTGATTTTGTCCCGCCAACATCACACACTATAAAATTTGAAACACCTAATTATGTTCCTGATTCAACGAACCTGAATGTTTCTGTAAATGGTCTTCATTTTGTTGATAAAAATTTAATTGTAAACGTTCCACCAGTAATTACAGCAACTCAACCAGTTAATAATGATACAACTTTTAGGGTTACAAATTACATTGGTATACGGTTTTCAAGATCAATGGATACTGCTTCGGTGAGAAAAGCATTTTCAATTACACCGGCAACCTCTTACTCATTCGCATGGCTTTCGAGTGGAACTCTTCTTTTTGTTTTTCCATCACAGCCACTTTTTTATGATACATGGTACACGGTCAAAATAGATTCTTCAGCAAAATCAGTCGGCGGAATACAGTTAGACGGTAATGGAGATGGAATTCCTGGAGACCCATTTATCTTAAGATTTAAAACTCAATCACAACCAACTTCAGTTGAAGACTATTCGATTGTGCCTGAAAAATTTGAATTATATCAGAATTATCCAAACCCATTTAATCCAGAAACAATAATTCGATTTGATCTACCTGAAAATCAATTTGTCAACTTGAAAATTTATGATCTGCATGGCAGAGAAGTTACAACATTAATCAATGATTATCTTAAAATTGGGTCCTACCAGATAAAATTTGAGGCGAGTAATTTACCATCGGGAATTTATTTCTATCAAATGGTCACCCCAAAATTTTCAAGTACCAAGAAAATGATTTTACTTAAGTGA
- a CDS encoding methylglyoxal synthase encodes MKLKKTIGLVAHDNCKKDLIEWAEWNWQILIEHNLVCTGTTGKLIEETLQKKLESEFKKTQKKIEIKKLKSGPLGGDQQLGAMIADGKIDILIFFWDPMQPHPHEVDVKALLRIAVLYNIPTACNRSTADFIISSPLMNEDYKPIMNDYSDYLQRTIDMD; translated from the coding sequence ATGAAGCTTAAGAAGACAATTGGTCTTGTTGCTCACGACAACTGTAAAAAAGATTTAATTGAATGGGCTGAATGGAACTGGCAAATTTTGATCGAACATAATCTTGTATGTACTGGAACCACTGGAAAACTTATTGAAGAAACTTTGCAGAAAAAATTAGAATCAGAATTCAAGAAAACTCAAAAGAAAATCGAAATAAAAAAATTGAAGTCAGGCCCTCTTGGCGGAGATCAACAATTAGGCGCAATGATTGCAGATGGTAAAATTGATATTTTGATTTTTTTCTGGGACCCAATGCAGCCGCATCCACATGAAGTAGATGTGAAAGCTCTACTTAGAATTGCTGTGCTTTATAATATTCCGACAGCGTGTAATCGCTCAACAGCAGATTTTATTATTTCATCACCACTAATGAACGAAGATTACAAACCAATTATGAATGATTACAGTGATTATCTTCAAAGAACGATTGATATGGATTGA
- a CDS encoding HDIG domain-containing protein, whose translation MKSKKKKINYNKLIRLGVVFITILIISFIFPKSESIEREVKVGDIWTSKDLIAQFSFPVLKYPEEYERDLIEAENSVLPIFEYNDTIQSFCYSSLKIFTENLKRDFKLLATNPLISDSILNLYSIEIDTIKLQKILKQITPEYFNSFELITKNLIEYIYSIGYINIPKQEIQKDSIFVRRKNEEKKFEKNNFLDQKDVEQIILQSLEQFNDLRELSIPLLRNFANEYIKPNIIFNDEETQLAIEQARYKVSKNVGIVLENERIVAKHQKITEDIKRKIDSYRRIKFEKGEKFDFILQYIGKFLHITVIILLLGIYIYLFRKKIYNDTSKILILSIIFILISFFAFVTSRIETDLPLEYLILIPTSSMLVTIIFDSRLGFYVTVVISLIIGGIRGNDYTITTANIVAGALAVYSVRDIKNRAQIFRSLVFIFCGYFAAIIAFGFERYSPIIEMGNETIFALINSIISPILTYGLLIFFERIFKVTTDLTLIELADFNHPLLQELKSKAPGTFHHSVNISVLSESAAKAIGANTILTKVGALYHDIGKIVEPNYFIENLRDEKSEHEDLNPEQSAQIILNHVEEGIELARKYNLPEEVIDFIPMHHGTTHVQYFLKIAKQLGKKIDEDKFRYPGPKPQSKETGIVMLADAVESMSRNLEVVNENILNQLIDEIIRKRFLEGQLDESNLTLRDLNLIKQSFVETLLGVYHQRIKYPEN comes from the coding sequence ATGAAATCGAAAAAGAAAAAAATCAACTACAATAAATTAATTCGTCTGGGTGTTGTTTTTATTACCATTCTCATTATTTCTTTCATTTTTCCTAAAAGCGAGTCAATTGAGCGGGAAGTAAAAGTTGGCGATATCTGGACATCAAAAGATTTAATTGCTCAATTTTCATTTCCTGTCTTAAAATATCCGGAAGAATATGAAAGAGACTTGATTGAAGCGGAAAACTCAGTCCTTCCCATATTTGAATACAACGATACAATTCAATCATTCTGTTATTCATCATTAAAAATTTTTACAGAAAATTTGAAACGAGACTTTAAACTTTTGGCGACCAATCCTTTAATCAGCGATTCTATATTAAATTTATATTCGATTGAAATTGATACTATAAAACTTCAAAAAATTTTAAAACAAATTACGCCAGAATATTTCAACTCTTTCGAACTAATCACAAAAAATTTAATTGAATACATTTACAGCATTGGTTACATAAATATCCCTAAACAAGAGATTCAAAAAGATTCAATCTTTGTAAGAAGAAAAAACGAAGAAAAAAAATTTGAGAAAAATAATTTTCTTGATCAAAAAGATGTTGAACAAATAATTCTTCAAAGTCTTGAACAATTTAATGATCTTAGAGAGCTGTCTATTCCACTGCTTCGAAATTTTGCCAATGAATACATTAAGCCAAATATTATCTTTAATGATGAAGAAACTCAACTAGCCATTGAACAAGCCAGATATAAAGTTTCTAAAAATGTTGGGATAGTCCTTGAGAACGAAAGAATTGTTGCAAAGCACCAGAAAATAACAGAAGATATCAAGCGAAAAATAGATTCGTACAGAAGGATAAAATTTGAAAAAGGTGAAAAATTTGATTTTATCCTTCAGTACATCGGGAAATTTTTACATATCACAGTTATTATTCTTTTGCTTGGGATATACATTTATCTCTTCAGAAAAAAGATTTACAATGATACCAGTAAAATTTTAATTCTTTCTATCATCTTTATTTTAATTTCATTTTTTGCTTTTGTTACTTCAAGAATTGAAACTGATTTGCCTCTCGAGTATCTGATCTTAATTCCCACTAGCTCAATGCTGGTTACAATTATTTTTGATTCGAGACTTGGATTTTATGTAACCGTTGTGATTTCATTAATCATTGGAGGAATTCGCGGGAATGATTACACAATTACAACTGCAAACATCGTAGCTGGAGCACTTGCAGTTTATTCTGTTAGAGACATAAAGAACAGAGCACAAATTTTTCGATCTTTAGTTTTTATCTTCTGCGGCTACTTTGCAGCAATAATTGCTTTTGGTTTTGAAAGGTATTCTCCAATAATTGAGATGGGAAATGAAACAATCTTTGCACTGATCAACTCAATCATTTCACCTATCTTAACTTATGGCTTGTTAATATTCTTTGAGAGAATTTTCAAAGTCACAACTGATTTAACGCTAATCGAGCTTGCCGATTTTAATCATCCTCTTTTGCAAGAATTGAAATCAAAAGCGCCAGGAACATTCCATCATTCTGTTAACATTAGTGTTTTATCAGAAAGTGCAGCAAAAGCAATTGGTGCAAATACAATTCTCACAAAAGTTGGCGCGCTTTATCATGATATAGGTAAAATCGTTGAACCAAATTATTTCATTGAAAACCTGCGTGATGAAAAAAGTGAACATGAAGATCTTAATCCCGAACAAAGTGCTCAAATAATCTTAAACCATGTTGAAGAAGGAATTGAGCTGGCAAGAAAATATAATTTGCCAGAAGAAGTAATTGATTTTATACCAATGCATCACGGAACAACTCATGTTCAATATTTTTTAAAAATTGCCAAACAACTCGGTAAAAAAATTGACGAAGATAAATTTCGTTATCCTGGTCCAAAACCGCAATCAAAAGAAACTGGAATAGTAATGTTAGCCGACGCAGTTGAATCTATGAGCCGTAATCTCGAAGTAGTAAATGAAAATATTCTGAACCAATTAATTGATGAAATAATTCGTAAACGATTTCTCGAGGGCCAGCTTGATGAATCAAATCTAACACTTCGAGACCTTAATTTGATTAAACAAAGTTTTGTTGAGACTTTGCTAGGTGTATATCATCAACGAATTAAGTATCCTGAAAACTGA
- the xerD gene encoding site-specific tyrosine recombinase XerD, translated as MAIHLFDSLLKEFLTYLKLMRGYSENTIDSYKRDIQRLFDFLESKGIDDLNDVNKNILSSFFSTLDTLGLSTKSIARNYSSIKSFFRYLLSNDFIQKNPASKFKGPKVSVHPPEILSLSEINKILDQPNPKTLLGIRDKAMLEFAYATGVRVSELINLKMNDLFLKDEVVRIFGKGSKERFVPIGSHAIYWLNQYLTKVRPALAKKLESGNYVFLNSRGKKLSRMGFFKILREYVRQAGIDKNVHPHTIRHSFATHLLERGADIRVVQELLGHSKISTTQIYTHIDRTRLRDVLIKYHPRGQLK; from the coding sequence ATGGCAATTCATTTATTTGATAGTCTTCTTAAAGAATTTCTAACATACTTAAAACTAATGAGAGGCTACTCAGAAAATACAATTGATTCTTATAAAAGAGATATTCAACGGCTTTTCGATTTTTTAGAAAGCAAAGGAATTGATGATTTAAATGATGTAAATAAAAATATTTTAAGCAGCTTTTTCTCAACCCTAGATACGCTTGGACTTTCAACAAAATCTATCGCACGAAATTACTCATCAATTAAAAGTTTTTTTAGATATCTTCTGTCAAATGATTTTATACAAAAAAATCCTGCATCGAAATTTAAAGGACCAAAAGTTTCTGTTCATCCTCCTGAAATTTTATCACTATCAGAAATCAATAAAATTTTAGATCAGCCGAATCCAAAGACTTTACTTGGAATAAGAGATAAAGCAATGCTCGAATTTGCGTATGCAACTGGAGTAAGAGTATCCGAATTAATTAATCTTAAAATGAACGATTTATTTCTGAAAGATGAAGTTGTCAGGATTTTCGGGAAAGGTTCTAAGGAAAGATTTGTTCCAATAGGTTCACACGCAATTTATTGGCTAAATCAATACCTTACAAAAGTTCGTCCAGCTCTTGCAAAAAAGCTTGAATCAGGTAATTATGTTTTTCTTAACAGCCGCGGGAAAAAATTAAGTCGAATGGGCTTCTTTAAAATTTTACGCGAATATGTAAGACAAGCAGGAATTGACAAAAATGTTCATCCTCATACAATCAGACATTCATTTGCAACTCACTTGCTTGAAAGAGGTGCTGATATAAGAGTTGTGCAGGAATTACTTGGTCATTCTAAAATTTCAACTACACAAATTTACACTCACATTGATCGAACAAGATTAAGGGATGTTCTCATAAAATATCATCCAAGAGGACAGCTAAAATAA
- a CDS encoding D-glycerate dehydrogenase, translated as MKVFVTAIVPEIAINILRENGITVIENKSYLPLEPKTLIKKAKECDGLLCLLANKINKEIIDGLPKLKVIANYAVGFNNIDVEYATQKKIWVTNTPDVLTNATADLAFALLLACARRIVEADEFTRKGKFKIWQSDLMLGKELNGHTVGIIGAGRIGQAFGRRAKGFGLKILYHDKKRIPDFEKETGAKFSSLNQLLKKSDFISLHTPLTKETYHLIDKEEFELMKDGAILINTARGEVINEKELVNALKSNKLFAAGLDVYEFEPKITKDLLKMKNVVLLPHIGSATYETRNKMAELAAKNIVNVLKGKKPITPVNKI; from the coding sequence ATGAAGGTTTTCGTTACTGCCATTGTCCCGGAAATCGCTATTAATATCTTAAGAGAAAATGGAATTACAGTAATTGAGAATAAAAGCTATTTACCACTTGAACCAAAAACTTTGATCAAAAAAGCAAAAGAATGTGATGGACTTTTGTGTCTGCTTGCTAATAAGATAAATAAAGAAATTATAGATGGTCTTCCAAAACTAAAAGTCATTGCAAACTATGCAGTTGGTTTTAATAACATCGATGTGGAATATGCAACTCAGAAAAAAATTTGGGTAACCAATACTCCAGATGTTTTAACGAATGCGACAGCAGATTTAGCATTTGCATTATTACTTGCCTGTGCTAGAAGAATTGTGGAAGCCGATGAATTCACAAGAAAAGGTAAATTCAAAATTTGGCAGTCCGATTTAATGTTAGGGAAAGAATTAAATGGACACACAGTCGGAATTATTGGCGCTGGTAGAATTGGTCAGGCATTTGGCAGAAGAGCTAAAGGTTTCGGGTTGAAAATTCTTTATCATGACAAAAAAAGAATTCCAGATTTTGAGAAAGAAACTGGAGCTAAATTTTCTTCACTAAACCAATTGCTTAAAAAATCAGACTTCATTTCCCTCCATACACCTCTTACAAAAGAGACTTATCACCTTATTGACAAAGAAGAATTCGAATTAATGAAAGATGGTGCAATTCTAATAAATACAGCAAGAGGTGAAGTTATCAACGAAAAAGAATTAGTGAATGCTTTAAAATCCAATAAACTCTTTGCAGCTGGGCTTGATGTTTATGAGTTTGAACCAAAAATCACAAAAGATTTATTAAAGATGAAAAATGTTGTTCTCCTGCCCCACATCGGAAGTGCGACTTATGAGACACGGAATAAAATGGCTGAACTTGCGGCAAAAAATATCGTGAATGTTTTGAAAGGAAAGAAACCCATTACTCCTGTGAATAAAATTTAA